From Azospirillum brasilense:
ATCGTGGCGTAGACGATGCCCGAGCGCACCTCCTGCGAGGCCGAGGCGACCACCTCCAGGATGCCCCGCGGGTTGCCCGCCCGCCGGTTCTCGCCGAGGCGCCGGTAGATGTTCTCAACGTCCACCACGGCGTCGTCGACGAGTTCGCCGATGGCGATGGCGAGGCCGCCCAGCGTCATGGTGTTGATCGACATGCCGAACGCCTTGAACACCAGCACGGTAATCAGGATCGAGATCGGGATGGCGGTCAGCGAGATGAAGGTGGTCCGCACGTTCAGCAGGAACAGGAAGAGAATGATGGCCACCACCGCCACCGCCTCCAGCAGCACCTTCTCCACGTTGCCGATGGAGGTCTGGATGAAGTTGGCCTGCTTGAACAGGATCTCGTCGGCGTGGACGCCCTTCGGCAGGAACTGCGCCAAGTCGCTCAACGCCTGCTCGACCTCGGCGGTGAGTTCGGTGGTGTCGGCGCCGGGCTGCTTCTGCACCGACAGGATCACGGCAGGCTTGCCGTTGACGCCCGCGTCGCCGCGCTTCACGCGGGCGGCGAAATCCACGGCGGCGATCTGGTGGAGCAGGATGGGCTGCCCCGTCTTGTAGGCGACGACGAGGTTGCGGAGGTCCTCCAGCCGGGTCGTCCGGCCGATGTTGCGGATCAGGTACTCCTGGGAATGCTGGTCGATGAAGCCGCCACCGGTGTTCGCCGAGAATTGCTGGAGCGCCTTCACGAGCTCGTCCGTGGTGATCTCCAGGTCGTGCAGGCGCGCCGGGTCGGGGGCGACGCGGTACTGCCGGATCTCCCCGCCGATCGGGATGACTTGGCTGACGCCGGGAATGGCGAGCAGCCGCGGCCGCACCACCCAGTCGGCGAGTTCACGGACCTCCATCGGGCTGACGCCGTCGCCGGACATGGCGATCAGCATGATTTCGCCCATGATGGAAGAGATCGGCCCCATCTGCGGCCGGACGTTGGGCGGAAGCTGCCCCTGGACGATGGCCAGACGCTCAGCGACCTGCTGGCGGTTGCGGTAGATGTCGGTGCCCCAGTCGAACTCGACGAAGACGATGCTGAGCCCGACGCCGGACACCGAGCGCACGCGGGTGATGCCCGGCATGCCGTTCATCGACGTTTCCAGCGGGAAGGAAACCAGCTGCTCGACCTCCTCCGGCGCCAGCCCCTCGGCCTCCGTCATCAGCGTGACCGTGGGCTTGTTCAGGTCGGGGAAGACGTCAATCGGCAGGTCTTTGAGGACGAACGAGCCGTAGACGACAAGGATCGCCGCGGCGGCCAGGACGAAGAGCCGGTTGCGCAGGCTGGTGTTGACGAGGAAGTTGAACATGGCGGGGCGCTCCTCACCGGATCTGGTTGAGGAGACCGGCGCCGTCGGTGACGATGCGCGCCTCCGGCTCGACGCCCGCCAGGATCAGCACCGTGTTCCCGTCCACCGGCTGCGTGCGCACCGGGCGGGCGACGAAGCGTTGCGGGGTGTCGTGCTGCCAGACGATGGGCTGGCCGCTGGCGTTGCGCACCACGCTCTGCCGGGGCAGGACGATGCCGGACGCCTTCCCCTGGATCTGGGCGACGAGCCGGACCGGCTGGCCGACGCCGAGCCCCGACGGCGGATTGCCGATCCGGAAGAGCAGCGGGATCGCCTGTTGGCGCAGCGCGAGACTGGAGCCGAGGAGTTCCAGGGACAGGCTGGTGCCGTCGGCCGTCATCGCCGTGGCCGCCTTGATGGCGTTCGCCACCCGGGGATCGAAGGCGACCGCCTCGACCATCAGCCGCGACGGGTCGACGATCTCGAACAGCACCTGGTCGCGCCCCTCGACCACCTGTCCGGCCTTGATGTTGTTGGCCGTGACCACGCCGGAGATGGGCGCCCGCAGGGCTTCCTTGGTCGTCAGTGCGGGGGACAGAGCGGCCCGGCGTTTGCGCAGACCGTTGAGGTTGGCCTCCGCCTCTTCGATGTCGCGCTGTGGCACGCTGCCTTCCAGCTTCCGGAGCCGCTGGAGGCGGGAGTCGGCGATGACGAGTTCCTGCTCGACCGTCGCGATCTGCTGCTGGATCCCGCTGCGGTCCACAAAGGTCACGGCGGGGGCGATGTAGGCGAGGATTTGCCCGGCCTCGACCCGCTGGCCGACGTAGGGCAGCCCCTTGTCCCCCGGCTCGATGCGACCGCTCTGCGTGGCCTGGACGTGACCGCCGCCGTTGGGGTCGGCGATGACCTGACCGATCAACTGCACCGTCTGCGCCGCCTCCTGCGGCTTGGCTACGACGGTGCGGACCGACAGCAGACGCTGCGACGGCTTGGGCACGTACAGGCTGCCGTCCGGCAGGCGTCGCGGGCTCTCCGAAGCGCCGGTAGCCCCCATCGGGACGGCCGCCGTCGGTGCCTTGCCCTTGTCCTCGTCGCCGTGGCTGTGGTCCTCGCCGCCGTGGGCAAAGGCGGCGCCGCTCGCCAACAGCAGGCCGATGCCGACCAGAGCGGCGCCTGCGACCGTCCGCGTGCGTCCACGCTGGGTCAGGGCGACGGTGGTCAGGACCCCGAGCAGGAAGACCATGACCGCCCCCAGCATCAGGCCGGAATCGTTCCGGACCTGCCCGAGGACGGCGGAAACACCCTGCGCACCGCCGGTCTGTGCTTCGGCCGCGGACGCCGGAACCTCCAGTGTGCCGATCAGCAGGTCGGCCGCGTCGGCCGCGGTGACGGAGACGGTCACTTCATGTGATCCCGGCTTGGAGAGCCAGGACGGGTCGAGGCGGTAGACGCCTTCCTCCCCGGAGACGGGCGAGGCCGTCGTGGCCTCGCCATCGGCGCTCACCTCGACGGTGGCGCCGTTCACGGGCTCGTTGGTGGCGAAGCGGTCCAGATGGACGAGCAGGGTCTTTCCCTGGGCGACCGCCACGAGTTCGAAGTCGGATGAGGACGCTTCCAGGGTGGGGGCGGCCGTTGTGACGACTGGCTTCGGCTCCTCGCCGCCATGGGCGTGGCCCTCGTGGGCGAGAGCGGGAGCGGCGACCGGCGCGGCAAGGCTCGCGGCGACGACGGTCGCGGCAAGAAGGCGTCGGGTGGTCATGGAAGAACTCCGAGGGACTGGTTCATACGGGCGCGGGCGGCGCCGAGCTGGACTTCGGCGGTGGCGCGGGCGAGTTCGGCCTCGAAGGCCGCCTCCTGGGCGCGCACGTACTCGACGAGGCTGATCTCGCCCGCCCTCCGGGCGCGCTCGATGTTCGACAGGCGTGCCCTGAGGGCCGCAGCCCGGTCGCGCGCGATCAACAGGCGCTCGCTCGCCGCTTGGTGGGCGAGGCGGGCTTGCCGGATGTCGGACTCGACCGTGCGGGCGGCGTTGACCTGCTCGGCCTCGGAGCGGACGACCTCGCTCAGCGCCTCGGCCCGCTTGGGCGCGTTCACGGCCTCGACCGCGAACGGGATGCGGACGGAGACGCCGAACACGGTGTCGTAGCGTTCCTCGCGGCTGTCGCGCTCGCGGCGAGCCATCAGCCCGACCTCCGGACTGTCGCGCGTCGTCAGGTCCACCAGTTGGCGCTGGGCTTGAGCCGAGCGGACGCCCAGCCGAGCCGCCAGCAGGGAGGGGTGCCGCTCAAGCGGCGGCTCGCCGATCTCCGGCTCCGGTGCCGCCTTCGGCGGCGCCATGCCGGTGAGCGTCCGGAACGCTTGGCGGGCCTCCTCCAGGGCGAGTTCCTCGTCGCGGAGATCCGCCGCGACGGAGAGAGCCTCGGCGCGGGCCAGTTGATGGTCGGCCTCCGAAATCTCCCCGGCCCGGGCGGTCCGTCGGGTGTCGGCCTCGAGCTGGCGGGCGACCGTCAGGCGCTGGCGGGCGAGTTCGGCGCGCCGCTCGGCCAACGCGACCTGCCACTGGGCCGTCCGGACCTCCCCGGCGACCGCCAGCTGGCGCGCGGCGATCTCGGCGTCGGTGCGCGCCAGAAGCGCGTCGCCCGCCCGGACGGTCGCCGTTCCCTGGCCGGGCAGCCAGAGCGGGACGCCGAGTTCGGCCTCGTACTCGCGCCGTCCGATGTTCCGGTTCAAGTAGTCGCTCGTGTGCCGCAGCGTGACCGCCGGGGCGGCCGGGACCAGCGCCTCCCCGGCACCGCGCCGGGCGGTGGCCACGGCCCTCTGGGCCTCCAGGCTCCTGACCTCGGGATTGAGCTTCCAGGCGCCCTCGACCGCGTCCCGAAGCGTCTGCGCTCCGGCCGGGAGCGCCAGCAGGCACACGGCGACGGTCGTTGCCGCCGCTTGCTTCATGGGCTTCCAACCAGAATCACGCACCGAACGACCCTCCCACTCTGGGGTGATTCGGCCCATGGGAGGAGAGACGCGGAAGCCAACCCGGCGTGACCGCGGCGTAACGCTCGTACTCGGCTCCGAACACCCGGAGGGCTTCCCGCTCCTCGGACCGGGCCAGACGGACGTACATCAGGACCAGCAGCGGGAACATCGCCAGCGTCAGGATGGTCGGCCACTGGAGCAGAAAGCCGAACAGGATGCCGATGAAAGCGATGTACTGCGGGTGCCGGACATGGGCGTACACGCCCGTCGTGGCGAGCCGGTCTTGCTTCTGCGCCGCGTGAAGCACTTTCCAGGCCGCCGAGAGCAGGACGAAGCCCGCCAGGATCAGGACGTTGCTGAGGATGTGCAGCACGTTGAAGTGCGGGTTGCCCTCCAGGCCGAGGACGGTCGACCAGAGGTGCCCGGCGTCGTGGGACAGGATGTCGAGGCCCGGGTAGCGGGTCTGGAGCCAACCCGAGAGCAGGTAGATGGTCAGCGGAAAGCCGTACATCTCGGTGAACAGAGCCACGATGAAGGCGCTGAACGCCCCGAAGGACCGCCAGTCCCGGGGTGACTGCGGCTTGCCGAAGCTGAAGGCGAAGATGATGAAGATGGCGGAGTTGAGGGCGACCAGCACCCACAGGCCATAGGCCGAGGCTTCGTGCGTCATGGCAAGCCTCCCTTGGTCGGCCGATCGGCGTCACCATTCCCGCCGTGGCCGCCATGCCCGTGGCCACCATGCATGAACAGGTGCATCAGCGGGCACAGCAGCAGGACGAGAAGCGGAAGCGCGTCGAGCACATGGTCGACGTGGAAGAGCGACAGGTACACGGCCGCCAGGGCGGCCCCGCCGAGTCCGGCCAAGCCGGTCCAGGTCCGGTACCAGGGCGTGCGCGCCTGCGGCTCGGGAGTGTGATGGGGGTGTTCGTGGTGCGTCATGACCGCCTCCTCACATCATGCCCATGGGGCCGGGGAGCAGCCGGTCTGCGAGCGTCTTCTGCTCGTCGGTCAGCACGGCGTAGAGCGGCTTGGCGGCGGACTCCAGTGCCTTCAGGGCGTCGAGCCGGGTGGACAGCGCCTTCTGCTGGAAAGCGAGCCGGTCGGGCCAGGAGGAGGGCATGCCGCCTTTGGTCATCTGCTCGTGCATGGCCTGATGGGCCTTGGCGTTCGCCCGCAGGCTGTCGGCGAAGGCGTTCCACTGCGGTGCTTGGGCGTCGGTGATCTTGAGTTCGGCCTTCAGGAACGCGATGCGGCCCTCGACGTGCTCGAAGGGCAAGCCCATTCCGCCCTGCTGGCCCATCATCATCTGTCGCATCATGGACATCATGCCGGGCCCCATCATCCCGGGCCCCATCATCCCGGCTTGGCCGTCCTGCTGGTCGGACATGACGCCCATCATCGAGCGCATCTGGTCCATGTTCATCATCATGCCGGGCTGGCCACCCTGCGCCTGGGCGCCGGGCTGGACGATGATGCCGCTGCCCATGCCCTGACCCATCATCGGCGCGTTGCCGGGCGCGCCGGGCTTCGCGCCCGGGGTCGGCTGCGTGGGAGCCGGGACCGGAGCGGGCTGGGCCTGCGTCGTGGCCGCGGCTCCGTCCGGATGATGGGCGTTGTGGTCCTGGTCTGTGGTGGTCTGGGCCTGGGCTACCGACATCATGGCGGTCAGCGCGAGTGCCGGGAGCATCTTGCGGGTGAGAGACGACATGGCGTCCTCCATCTGAACATCTGGTTCGAGCCATCCCGGACGGATTCCACACGGGAGCGCCGGGGACGCAAAAGCCACGCGCACGAGGGCCGGGACCGGCGTCCTTCGCCGAGCCGAGGCTCAGGTCGGGCGCGGGCGGACTCGTGGCGTCAGATGGTCAGAGCGGGGGGCGGATAGCCGGGTCGATGCCGATGCCGTCCGGCGTGGCCAGGGCAGGCAGATGCTGGGACGTGATCAGGCGCGGGGTGAACGCCTCGACCATCGCAGCGGGGAGGCCGCCGTGCATGGTGACGCACTGCGCGACGCTGCAGCAGGTCCCTTCGTCGAGCAGGCCAAGGTCCCCACACGGAGCTTCCTCGTGCTCGTGGTCCGGGACGGTCGCGATGGCGTCGCCATGGTCGCCGACCGGAACGTGCTCGTGAGGAGTCTGGGACGCATGGTGAGGCCCCAGGTTGGCGTGGCTCGGCGCGGCATAGACGAGCAGCGTGGCCAGCATCAGCAGGCTCACCACCACCCTCCTCACCGACGACCGCGTCACACGCCACATGGCGTTTGCCTCATCTTGTGGGAACTGTGCGGCACCCCAGTGCCCGCCGCACCCTTATGGAAACCTACGACCGTTCCCTGGCCCCTGCAACAACAGATGGCTTCGGCAACGATCCCCTCCAAGCGTCGGAGAAGGAGTGCGTCGGAATGTCACCCGCACCTTCGACCGGGCCGGAGATGCCACAGGAAGAACCCTGCGCCTTCCAGCCGCTGGAAGGTCAAGGACAAAGTCGAACACGTCTCCTGTCCGGTCACCGTCGCCGCCCTGCCGCAGGCGCAAGGCGCCACCGCCCGGTGAGGTTTCGCCCACGCTTTTTCCACAACAGGACCATGACGCGGGCACAGGGTTGATGCCGATCAATTCCCGGACCTACGATACGGGATACGCTTGGCATGGCCTGGGAGGTCCCAGGTCGTTGGTGACGATGGCAGACATGACGCGGTTGGGCCACATCTTCGCCGTTCTGGCGTTCGCCTTCGCGCTCCTGGTGGGCGCGGCGGGCGGAGCCATGGCGCATGTGGAGGCCCATGGTGGGCCGATCGATCACCGTTCCCACCACACGCCATCCCCTTCGGCCCCGTCGCACGGCGACTCCCACAAGGCCGCCCTCGTGGTCGTGGCTCCGTGTTGCCCGGCGGCCGAAGCCCCGGCGGACCATGTCGCCGCCGTCGCGGTGACGACGGTGGAGATGTCCTGGCACCCGCGGCCCGACTACGCCCCCAATGCCCGGGACATCGCGCCGGACACGCCCCCTCCGAAGACCGTCCTCTGACCGGCCGAGCGCCCTGACGCCGTCTGCGTCGGACGCCCGGCCACGCGCCGCCCGACCGGTGGCGTTCGCGAGCGATTCCGACCACGCGATCAGAGGACTCTCACGATGTCTGAGAGGCATTTCACGACCCGTCGCGGCTTCATCGCCGGACTGGGCTTCGGCGCCGTCTCCCTGTACGGCGCCTGGGCGGCATACGGGGCCGCACCGCTCCCCTTCGGCGGCAAGACGGCCGCTGCCCCCGAACCCGACGCTCACGGCGGTGGTCATGGCGGCCATGGCGCCGCCGAAGCACCCGCCGAGGCTGGTGGCCACGGTGGTCACGGGGCTTCGGCGGGCATGGCGCCCGAGGAGTTCCGTTTCGAACACGACTACTTCATCCAGCGGTACACGCAGAAGGACGGCAGCGTGAGCCCGCACGTCAGCGAGGACACGCACAGCCACGCCGTCGAGGGACATGACCACGGCCATAACGCCGGGGGCGAGCCGGTGGACGTCTACCTGATGGCCCAGAAGTTCTCCTACAGCCCGGACATGTTGCGGCTGAAGGCCGGGCAGGGGTACCGGTTCCGCATGATGGCGGACGACATCACCCACG
This genomic window contains:
- a CDS encoding efflux RND transporter periplasmic adaptor subunit gives rise to the protein MTTRRLLAATVVAASLAAPVAAPALAHEGHAHGGEEPKPVVTTAAPTLEASSSDFELVAVAQGKTLLVHLDRFATNEPVNGATVEVSADGEATTASPVSGEEGVYRLDPSWLSKPGSHEVTVSVTAADAADLLIGTLEVPASAAEAQTGGAQGVSAVLGQVRNDSGLMLGAVMVFLLGVLTTVALTQRGRTRTVAGAALVGIGLLLASGAAFAHGGEDHSHGDEDKGKAPTAAVPMGATGASESPRRLPDGSLYVPKPSQRLLSVRTVVAKPQEAAQTVQLIGQVIADPNGGGHVQATQSGRIEPGDKGLPYVGQRVEAGQILAYIAPAVTFVDRSGIQQQIATVEQELVIADSRLQRLRKLEGSVPQRDIEEAEANLNGLRKRRAALSPALTTKEALRAPISGVVTANNIKAGQVVEGRDQVLFEIVDPSRLMVEAVAFDPRVANAIKAATAMTADGTSLSLELLGSSLALRQQAIPLLFRIGNPPSGLGVGQPVRLVAQIQGKASGIVLPRQSVVRNASGQPIVWQHDTPQRFVARPVRTQPVDGNTVLILAGVEPEARIVTDGAGLLNQIR
- a CDS encoding TolC family protein, which translates into the protein MKQAAATTVAVCLLALPAGAQTLRDAVEGAWKLNPEVRSLEAQRAVATARRGAGEALVPAAPAVTLRHTSDYLNRNIGRREYEAELGVPLWLPGQGTATVRAGDALLARTDAEIAARQLAVAGEVRTAQWQVALAERRAELARQRLTVARQLEADTRRTARAGEISEADHQLARAEALSVAADLRDEELALEEARQAFRTLTGMAPPKAAPEPEIGEPPLERHPSLLAARLGVRSAQAQRQLVDLTTRDSPEVGLMARRERDSREERYDTVFGVSVRIPFAVEAVNAPKRAEALSEVVRSEAEQVNAARTVESDIRQARLAHQAASERLLIARDRAAALRARLSNIERARRAGEISLVEYVRAQEAAFEAELARATAEVQLGAARARMNQSLGVLP
- a CDS encoding methyltransferase family protein, whose translation is MTHEASAYGLWVLVALNSAIFIIFAFSFGKPQSPRDWRSFGAFSAFIVALFTEMYGFPLTIYLLSGWLQTRYPGLDILSHDAGHLWSTVLGLEGNPHFNVLHILSNVLILAGFVLLSAAWKVLHAAQKQDRLATTGVYAHVRHPQYIAFIGILFGFLLQWPTILTLAMFPLLVLMYVRLARSEEREALRVFGAEYERYAAVTPGWLPRLSSHGPNHPRVGGSFGA
- a CDS encoding DUF2933 domain-containing protein; the protein is MTHHEHPHHTPEPQARTPWYRTWTGLAGLGGAALAAVYLSLFHVDHVLDALPLLVLLLCPLMHLFMHGGHGHGGHGGNGDADRPTKGGLP
- a CDS encoding Spy/CpxP family protein refolding chaperone, whose amino-acid sequence is MSSLTRKMLPALALTAMMSVAQAQTTTDQDHNAHHPDGAAATTQAQPAPVPAPTQPTPGAKPGAPGNAPMMGQGMGSGIIVQPGAQAQGGQPGMMMNMDQMRSMMGVMSDQQDGQAGMMGPGMMGPGMMSMMRQMMMGQQGGMGLPFEHVEGRIAFLKAELKITDAQAPQWNAFADSLRANAKAHQAMHEQMTKGGMPSSWPDRLAFQQKALSTRLDALKALESAAKPLYAVLTDEQKTLADRLLPGPMGMM